The Carassius auratus strain Wakin unplaced genomic scaffold, ASM336829v1 scaf_tig00001335, whole genome shotgun sequence nucleotide sequence TCAGCAATGGTCTTGAAGGCATTGGTGCTACACTTAGGTCGTACTTTCTGTGAGGCATTGTTAACTATTTGGCGACTGTTTGAGGTGGCTATCTTGATTTTCAGAGTGGCATCTACACGGTCTACAACTGTGTAGGTGCCAATGCTGCCATCCTCAAATCCCACAATTATGTTAAGTGCTCGCTGTGATAGGCACAGATAGGTTGCCGTTTTGTAGAGGGAACAGGTCCCGATGCTCTTACCATCTGCCAATCTCATGACGATCAGACTAGAAATCACACCtgcatcatcatcttcatcgcAATTCTGGAAACAGATGTACACTAAGTAGCGTCCATCTCGTGAGAGATTTTGACGCCAGATTATGCCAGCAGCATGTACAAGACGCAGTTTACCACTGTGTAGGTCTAGGACATTAATGTTCTCATCACCTTTCAACACAATGCCCAATTTCCCATTTGGTGATATTTGGAAATCTTCCAGGTTCTTCAAAAAGTTGCTAGGCAGCTGCACCCGCCTACACACAGACTCGTCGGCAACACTCCAGATGAAAACTGTTTCTGTGGAGGTGATGAAGACGACATAATCTGGAGTGTCAGGAACTAATTTGAAGTTAATAATTGTGATCCCATCATCACAGATAAACTTTTTGGATACACTGCCTGACCACAAGCTAACAGCCAACAGTTTATTCATGTTGGTTCCCACAAGAAATGTGTTTGCTGTGGTAATGAGGGCATGCTGGAGTGTTACAAGAATGTTGCACACCTTGTGACCAGTAGCAAGCCTCCAAACGCGGGAGGCATTCTGCTCGCAAAGGGACACTACAAACTGGTCATTGTGTGTGATGAGAAGCTGTGAGATCCTCTGACCATTGATACGGAATATATTTTCACCTGTGGTTGTATTCCAGATGTACTGACTACTTTTATCATCAGATGTCACCATTAGGTCACCCGATGTTGTCAAGACACAGTTTTCAACAAGGCCTTCATGCTTGAACACCATCTCAATGAAACCTGTGCTGTAGTTCCACTTATGAATGACCTCTGACCCATCCATGGTGTACACAAAATCCTCTCTGCCAGACAGCTGCAGACTTTGGATAGGTTTCCCAGTTTTATCAATGTTCGACATGGCTGTTATAATGTCAATGTCCCACACGGAAAGTACTCCGCTGCTGGCTACAGACAGCAGCAAGTTATGGTGTGTTGATTTGCTCAATTTTACAATGGCTCCAGATATCTCTATCAAGCTGGCCATGCACTGTCCACTGTCTCTTCTCCACACAAATATGGATGATGTGTTCTCCATGGAAGCTATTATGCTTTGGCTATTCTTGGAGAGAACGGCCGCTACAAACTTTTCGCTACGCTTAGCCTTGAACTTCTCTGCCATTTTCCAAATCTTGGTGTCCAGCACCTCAATGCTTCTCGCTTTGCAGATGAGGATGGATCGCTGATCCTCAGAGAGTTCTATGCCCACCACTTCGGTCTCATCTACTCTGCAGTCATAATCCTCCATCAGCTTGGGATTTGTGATATCTTTGGTGTTCCAGACGGATAGACTGCCCTCATTGTCGATCATCACCATTTGATGGATTGTATCTAGAATCAGGATGGACTTAACAAATCCACCAGAGAACTCAGAAGTCATTGTAGCAAGCTTGTCCCCACTACCAAGGTGGAATATGGTGGTTGTGTTGAGATACTGTCCACAGAAAGCATACATTCCATCTGGGGAACATTGGACACAGGTTACCTCATACCAGCAATGGAACTGATACAATGGCCAACCATAGAGCAAATCAATCACAATGACGTCTTTGCTTGCCTCCAGCCAAGCTAAGGCATGGTGGCTGGACAAGGTGAATCCATTGATGAACGCTACCCCACCAGTGATACCACAGTTCGTGGACCCTTTCACTTCCACCTCCGACAACAAGCAGGATTTGTGGTTGTCATAAATTAGAAGTGTGTTTTTTGTGGTTGCCACTACCAGATACTTCTCATCTGAGGTTAGCCTGATGCCAAGAACAACCGACCTCGCTGTGTCTATCTGTCTTATCAACTGTCTACTCTCAACATCCCATGTGCTGACAGATCCATCTTCGAGGGCCACAATGACTATGTTTGGAGCTAATGTAGGTAGAATCTCCACTATTTGCATGTAGCTAGAACAGAGTGGCAATCTCTCTGGACTGTAGGTGACATCCATGGAAGAGTGCAGTGGCACAATGGAGCAGTATTTAGGACCATCCTTGTCACATTCAAGAAGGAGGTGTCTGAGCTTGGGAAGAGATGTGACAACTGGAAGGAGTCTTTGCTGTAGTTCAGCAGACAGTGATGCAGGATTCTTTGTCACTTTAAGCTTTATACTGCGGAGCATAGTTGCAAGAAATTTTAGTTCCTTTTCTTGCGTGAAGCTGTAAGCTAGGTCAATATCTGACAGGGCCTTGTCAAACTGCCCAATCTTTATCATAGTGTAGAGCCAGCTGAAGTTCATGATGACACCATATATGAGATCATCTGTTCGGCCACTTCTTGTCAGGTGGTATTTCAGCTCCATCATCTTTCGGTGGTTGACAAAGAAGATGTCCGGCTCTAGTAAGTTACACTGGAACACCCAGGGTTGTTCGGGTGTCTGTCTGTCATAAGAGTGCTTGTCAGCAGAAGCTTTGTCATGGCCATGAAGGCTCTGCTGGTGATGAGGGTTTCGATGGTGTGAGATATT carries:
- the LOC113069311 gene encoding NACHT and WD repeat domain-containing protein 2-like, yielding MKRMNTRWKSPPTWPLGVGSRQPCPRESALRRAAISGNVLALPPFHVPTGRSIRVFICANPDDTEAERNALKEHVYPKLRDFCRENYGIEFQVVDLYWGIDPEEWDSPELQRLRMKLLEECLKTSAGPCFVGLIGEKYGSIRVPGEVESAEFDMILDAAEEAGLDTRILEEWYCRDENSVPPAYYLKPKAEILKNYQNSMESNSIAKSKNDKEWRAVLEEIKKIFRTSVLQLQEKGTMKSDQAKKFLCSALEDELDFALGKQSPAFLKKCVCYIRKISNFDRFAKLPEMARYMDTVVSADHVMRNQEAYERLLKVRDEFIPTVVAASNLRVYSSVTHCDMKFGYSQEVESHYVEGLCKQFYEDMVDIIQATVQQNFDTETDPLYDEIIQHLSLCKTFSSCFVYKSEALDIVQEYLYPSKGGRITPLVVYGGPCTGKTLLLAEVAKQAYSWLQKEMGPETDPVIIVRFIGSTDFSTDLRTLLQSICEQIAINYRCLIHFLPNKIQEMRELLVNLLGESSFHRPLVIILDALEQLADVDEARKLWWLPVHLPHTVRIVVSTLPNKHGILQKLHCLIHDEDAYVELMQKDRKACSQTLKQQLLSVKRKVTSGQQIYVNEAMAKCTLPMFVNLIYREVVHWRSHKDVDDKSLSSTVHESIEQLFYTTENKLGSHFVCRALGYITMARAGLTELELEDILSLDNSVLGDIIVSSNLKSPLRISYDFIASLKEELEGYLVERQVHSVTLMAWANRHLHLIAQKLYLSNEEDVHQMHSLLAEYFLGAWAGGRKKIFHCDNNHFASLNISHHRNPHHQQSLHGHDKASADKHSYDRQTPEQPWVFQCNLLEPDIFFVNHRKMMELKYHLTRSGRTDDLIYGVIMNFSWLYTMIKIGQFDKALSDIDLAYSFTQEKELKFLATMLRSIKLKVTKNPASLSAELQQRLLPVVTSLPKLRHLLLECDKDGPKYCSIVPLHSSMDVTYSPERLPLCSSYMQIVEILPTLAPNIVIVALEDGSVSTWDVESRQLIRQIDTARSVVLGIRLTSDEKYLVVATTKNTLLIYDNHKSCLLSEVEVKGSTNCGITGGVAFINGFTLSSHHALAWLEASKDVIVIDLLYGWPLYQFHCWYEVTCVQCSPDGMYAFCGQYLNTTTIFHLGSGDKLATMTSEFSGGFVKSILILDTIHQMVMIDNEGSLSVWNTKDITNPKLMEDYDCRVDETEVVGIELSEDQRSILICKARSIEVLDTKIWKMAEKFKAKRSEKFVAAVLSKNSQSIIASMENTSSIFVWRRDSGQCMASLIEISGAIVKLSKSTHHNLLLSVASSGVLSVWDIDIITAMSNIDKTGKPIQSLQLSGREDFVYTMDGSEVIHKWNYSTGFIEMVFKHEGLVENCVLTTSGDLMVTSDDKSSQYIWNTTTGENIFRINGQRISQLLITHNDQFVVSLCEQNASRVWRLATGHKVCNILVTLQHALITTANTFLVGTNMNKLLAVSLWSGSVSKKFICDDGITIINFKLVPDTPDYVVFITSTETVFIWSVADESVCRRVQLPSNFLKNLEDFQISPNGKLGIVLKGDENINVLDLHSGKLRLVHAAGIIWRQNLSRDGRYLVYICFQNCDEDDDAGVISSLIVMRLADGKSIGTCSLYKTATYLCLSQRALNIIVGFEDGSIGTYTVVDRVDATLKIKIATSNSRQIVNNASQKVRPKCSTNAFKTIADCVWRESTEVFSRDSPINVSDSGEPESTTPTKKTELLQ